The following coding sequences are from one Hymenobacter sp. DG25A window:
- the glmS gene encoding glutamine--fructose-6-phosphate transaminase (isomerizing): protein MCGIVAYIGHREACPIILKGLRRLEYRGYDSAGVALLNGDLNVYKKKGKVADLEAFIADKDLHAHTGMGHTRWATHGEPNDSNAHPHYSTSERIAIIHNGIIENYAALKTHLQLQGHVFHSDTDTEVFVNLIEEIQKQNNCSLEEAVRLALHEVVGAYAIVVLSRDEPNQLIAARKGSPMVIGIGEGEFFLASDATPIIEYTNEVVYVNDYEIVVIRDGKMEIRSKEDVKQTPYIQKLEMALESIEKGGYEHFMLKEIFEQPRSILDSMRGRLELEASHLNMGGVRAYEQKFVNAQRIIIVACGTSWHAGLVAEYLIEDLARIPVEVEYASEFRYRNPIITERDIVIAISQSGETADTLAAIELAKSKGATIFGVCNVVGSSIARATDAGAYTHAGPEIGVASTKAFTAQVTVLTLLAMIVGSKRGTLSDLKLRELMVELENIPAKVEKALLLNTEIKQIAEIFKDVPNFLYLGRGYNFPVALEGALKLKEISYIHAEGYPAAEMKHGPIALIDENMPVVVIATKDSSYEKVVSNIQEVKARKGRIIAVVTEGDTTIPAMAEFVIEVPATSEVLMPLVSVVPLQLLSYHIAVLRGCNVDQPRNLAKSVTVE from the coding sequence ATGTGCGGCATTGTAGCATACATTGGGCACCGTGAGGCTTGCCCCATCATTCTGAAAGGCCTGCGTCGTTTGGAATACCGCGGATACGATTCCGCCGGCGTAGCCTTGTTGAACGGCGACTTGAACGTTTACAAAAAGAAAGGCAAAGTAGCTGACTTGGAGGCATTCATTGCCGATAAAGATCTGCATGCCCACACCGGCATGGGGCACACCCGTTGGGCCACCCACGGCGAGCCCAATGACTCCAACGCCCACCCCCACTATTCTACCTCCGAGCGGATTGCCATTATTCACAACGGCATTATTGAGAACTACGCCGCGCTGAAAACGCACTTGCAACTGCAGGGCCACGTGTTCCACTCCGATACGGATACAGAGGTATTCGTAAATCTGATTGAGGAGATTCAGAAGCAAAACAACTGCTCCCTGGAAGAAGCTGTGCGCCTCGCTCTGCACGAGGTAGTGGGTGCTTATGCCATCGTGGTACTGAGCCGGGATGAGCCGAATCAACTGATTGCGGCCCGCAAAGGCTCTCCTATGGTAATCGGCATCGGGGAAGGCGAGTTCTTCTTGGCTTCTGATGCTACGCCCATCATTGAGTACACCAATGAAGTGGTGTACGTGAATGACTATGAGATTGTAGTTATTCGGGATGGCAAAATGGAGATTCGTAGCAAAGAAGATGTAAAGCAGACGCCATACATCCAGAAGCTGGAAATGGCCCTCGAGAGCATCGAAAAAGGCGGTTACGAGCACTTCATGCTGAAGGAGATTTTTGAGCAGCCCCGCTCGATCCTCGACTCCATGCGCGGCCGTTTAGAGTTGGAAGCCAGCCACCTGAATATGGGCGGCGTACGCGCCTACGAACAGAAATTCGTGAATGCCCAGCGCATCATTATTGTCGCCTGTGGTACCTCCTGGCACGCAGGCCTAGTAGCCGAGTATCTGATTGAGGACCTGGCGCGCATCCCGGTAGAAGTAGAATATGCTTCGGAGTTCCGCTACCGGAACCCCATCATCACGGAGCGAGACATTGTTATTGCTATTTCCCAGTCTGGCGAAACGGCTGATACGCTTGCGGCTATTGAACTGGCCAAGAGCAAAGGCGCTACTATCTTCGGCGTATGCAACGTAGTGGGTAGCAGCATTGCCCGTGCTACTGATGCAGGGGCCTACACCCACGCGGGCCCTGAAATCGGGGTAGCTTCTACCAAAGCCTTTACGGCGCAGGTAACGGTGCTTACGCTGCTGGCTATGATTGTAGGCAGCAAGCGCGGTACCCTCTCCGACCTGAAGCTGCGGGAGTTGATGGTGGAGCTGGAAAACATTCCCGCGAAAGTGGAGAAGGCACTGCTGCTGAACACGGAAATCAAGCAGATTGCGGAAATTTTCAAGGACGTTCCCAACTTCCTGTACCTGGGCCGGGGCTATAACTTCCCGGTAGCCCTGGAAGGCGCTTTGAAGCTGAAGGAAATCAGCTACATCCACGCCGAAGGCTATCCAGCGGCGGAAATGAAGCACGGTCCTATTGCCCTGATTGATGAGAACATGCCGGTAGTGGTTATTGCTACCAAGGACAGCTCATACGAGAAGGTAGTATCTAATATTCAGGAAGTAAAAGCCCGCAAAGGCCGCATTATTGCCGTGGTAACCGAAGGAGACACCACGATTCCGGCTATGGCTGAGTTCGTCATTGAGGTGCCGGCAACGAGCGAAGTACTGATGCCACTGGTATCGGTAGTGCCGCTGCAGTTGCTGTCGTACCACATTGCGGTACTGCGCGGCTGCAACGTAGACCAGCCCCGTAACCTGGCTAAATCCGTGACGGTGGAATAA
- a CDS encoding 3-hydroxyacyl-CoA dehydrogenase family protein yields the protein MHLFIVEGSHLEEELRRKFGPEHTYDFCPGTSFDLLTRLGAADVAFDLRPWPELHYERPRQPLFYDTTRHSLAQLFHHEEAPLGPVFGLCAVPTLLDRRLLEVSLYNATDAPALANVCAELGTEYRVVAERVGLVTPRIVTMIINEACYTLQEGTASVQDIDLGMKLGTNYPHGPFEWANAIGVARVYDILEALYQDTHEERYKACPLLKHMALRSESFEVAV from the coding sequence ATGCATCTGTTTATCGTCGAAGGCAGCCATCTGGAAGAGGAGTTGCGCCGCAAATTCGGTCCGGAACATACCTACGACTTTTGCCCGGGTACTTCCTTCGACCTGCTCACGCGCCTGGGAGCGGCCGATGTGGCCTTCGACCTGCGCCCCTGGCCGGAGCTGCATTATGAGCGCCCCCGCCAGCCCCTGTTTTACGATACCACCCGCCACTCCCTGGCGCAGCTATTTCATCACGAAGAAGCCCCTTTAGGCCCCGTATTTGGCCTGTGTGCTGTGCCTACCCTGCTGGACCGCCGCCTGCTGGAGGTGAGCTTATACAATGCTACGGATGCCCCGGCGCTGGCCAACGTATGCGCTGAATTAGGAACCGAATACCGGGTAGTAGCCGAGCGGGTAGGGCTGGTCACGCCGCGCATCGTCACGATGATTATCAACGAGGCTTGCTACACCCTGCAGGAAGGTACCGCTTCGGTGCAGGACATCGACCTGGGGATGAAGCTGGGTACCAACTATCCGCACGGCCCTTTTGAGTGGGCCAATGCTATTGGAGTAGCGCGCGTGTATGATATTTTGGAAGCCCTCTATCAGGACACGCACGAGGAACGCTACAAAGCCTGTCCGTTGCTAAAGCATATGGCTTTGCGTAGTGAATCCTTTGAAGTGGCGGTTTAA
- a CDS encoding RidA family protein, with product MAHTILYSPAAPAPIGPYSQAIQAGNTVYVSGQIALDAATGQLTGNGDVVVETHQVMRNLQAVLAAAGLTLRDVVKTSIFVIDLGNFALINEIYGSYFTEDYAPARETVQVSRLPKDVQVEISCIAVKA from the coding sequence ATGGCGCATACCATCCTGTACTCTCCCGCTGCCCCCGCTCCCATTGGCCCTTATAGCCAGGCTATTCAGGCGGGCAATACCGTCTATGTATCAGGCCAGATAGCCCTGGATGCCGCTACCGGGCAACTGACCGGCAATGGCGACGTGGTGGTGGAAACCCATCAGGTGATGCGCAACCTGCAGGCCGTATTGGCCGCGGCTGGCCTTACCCTGCGCGATGTAGTAAAAACCAGCATCTTCGTGATTGATCTGGGCAACTTTGCGCTGATCAATGAAATCTACGGCAGCTATTTCACCGAGGACTATGCGCCGGCCCGGGAAACCGTGCAGGTAAGCCGCCTACCCAAAGATGTGCAGGTAGAAATATCCTGTATTGCCGTCAAAGCATAG
- a CDS encoding pentapeptide repeat-containing protein: MRKPTYFPAEHVLTRTLPPELAGQREFEEYHFIGFDFSQTNLSGWRFSECLLENCNLAGASIANTAFQNVAFAGCKLIGLQFQVCRDMLFGVHFDHCQLDYASFLGRALPNTRFVGCSLQEADFTQADLTNAVFQDCQLQRAVFQQTRLLGADFRTAQDVVLDPAQNEVKHARFSLQSLPGLLTQFDLVIS, from the coding sequence TTGCGCAAACCCACTTACTTTCCGGCCGAGCACGTGCTGACCCGCACGCTGCCGCCGGAGCTGGCCGGCCAGCGTGAGTTTGAGGAGTATCACTTCATCGGCTTCGATTTCAGCCAGACCAACCTGAGCGGCTGGCGCTTTAGTGAGTGCCTGTTGGAGAACTGCAATCTGGCAGGGGCCAGCATTGCTAACACGGCGTTTCAGAATGTAGCCTTTGCCGGCTGCAAGCTCATCGGTTTGCAATTCCAGGTATGCCGGGACATGCTGTTTGGCGTGCATTTCGACCACTGCCAGCTGGACTATGCTTCCTTTCTGGGCCGGGCCCTGCCCAATACCCGGTTTGTGGGTTGCTCTCTGCAGGAAGCCGACTTCACGCAGGCCGATCTGACCAACGCGGTATTTCAGGACTGTCAACTACAAAGAGCCGTGTTCCAGCAAACCCGCCTCCTGGGGGCCGATTTCCGTACGGCCCAGGATGTGGTGCTGGACCCGGCTCAGAATGAAGTCAAGCACGCCCGGTTTTCCCTGCAAAGCCTGCCGGGCCTGCTCACGCAGTTTGACCTGGTTATCAGCTAA
- the gltX gene encoding glutamate--tRNA ligase → MEREVRVRFAPSPTGPLHIGGVRTALYNYLLARKLGGKMLLRIEDTDQNRFVPGAEDYIRQSLEWCGITLDESPWTETPGPHAPYRQSERKPMYLQYAQQLLDSGHAYYAFDTPEELDAMRARLTAAKVPNPQYNSITRAQMRNSLTLPEDEVKQLLDNNTPYVIRLKVPRKEEIRFNDLIRGWVVVHSSSVDDKVLMKSDGMPTYHLANIVDDHLMEITHVIRGEEWLPSAPLHVLLYRYFGWESTMPQFAHLPLLLKPDGTGKLSKRDGDRLGFPVFPLEWHGKDAETGEPTVSSGYRESGYLPEAFINFLAFLGWNPGTQQELFTMDELIETFTIERVSKSPARFDQNKVRWYNEQYLRAKPDSELAQYLLDALKTQGVDVPAAKAEQIAALVKERATFPADLAKEAQLFFHRPTSYDEQVISKKWNAQVAGALAEFAQQLPAAADTTADGIKALLTQVLERQGIKIGQVLQALRVAVTGAAAGPDLMAIMSILGAEETAQRLETAISNLAAHASA, encoded by the coding sequence ATGGAAAGAGAAGTACGGGTGCGTTTCGCGCCCAGCCCCACCGGACCGCTGCACATTGGCGGCGTGCGCACTGCGCTCTACAACTACCTGCTGGCCCGCAAGCTGGGCGGCAAAATGCTGCTGCGCATTGAAGATACCGACCAGAACCGCTTTGTGCCCGGCGCCGAAGACTACATCCGGCAGAGCCTGGAGTGGTGCGGCATCACGCTGGACGAAAGCCCCTGGACCGAAACACCCGGCCCGCATGCCCCCTACCGGCAGAGCGAGCGGAAGCCCATGTACTTGCAGTATGCCCAGCAGCTGTTGGATAGCGGCCATGCCTACTATGCTTTTGATACGCCGGAGGAGCTGGACGCCATGCGCGCCCGCCTCACGGCCGCCAAGGTGCCCAACCCACAGTACAACAGCATTACGCGGGCGCAGATGCGCAACTCGCTCACACTGCCCGAGGATGAGGTAAAACAGCTGCTCGACAACAACACGCCCTACGTTATCCGCCTGAAAGTACCCCGTAAGGAGGAAATCCGCTTCAACGACCTGATCCGCGGCTGGGTGGTAGTCCACTCCTCCAGCGTGGACGATAAGGTGCTGATGAAGTCCGACGGCATGCCGACGTACCATCTGGCCAATATCGTGGATGACCATTTGATGGAAATCACCCACGTGATTCGAGGTGAAGAGTGGCTGCCCTCGGCGCCGCTGCACGTGCTGCTGTACCGCTATTTTGGCTGGGAAAGCACCATGCCGCAGTTTGCCCACCTGCCCCTGCTGCTGAAGCCTGACGGCACCGGCAAGCTCAGCAAGCGCGACGGCGACCGGCTGGGCTTCCCGGTATTCCCCCTGGAATGGCACGGCAAAGACGCTGAAACCGGCGAGCCTACCGTGAGCAGCGGCTACCGCGAATCGGGCTATCTGCCCGAAGCCTTCATCAACTTCCTGGCCTTCCTGGGCTGGAACCCCGGCACGCAGCAGGAGCTGTTTACCATGGACGAGCTGATTGAGACGTTCACGATTGAGCGCGTCAGCAAGTCTCCCGCCCGCTTTGACCAAAACAAAGTGCGCTGGTACAACGAGCAATACCTGCGCGCCAAACCCGACAGTGAGCTGGCACAGTACCTGCTGGACGCCTTGAAAACCCAGGGCGTGGACGTGCCCGCCGCGAAAGCCGAGCAGATTGCGGCGCTGGTGAAAGAGCGCGCCACCTTCCCGGCTGATCTGGCCAAAGAGGCACAGCTTTTCTTCCACCGGCCCACCAGCTACGATGAGCAGGTGATCAGCAAAAAATGGAATGCCCAGGTAGCCGGCGCCCTCGCTGAGTTTGCCCAGCAGCTACCTGCAGCCGCCGACACGACGGCTGATGGCATTAAGGCCCTGCTCACGCAGGTATTGGAGCGCCAGGGCATCAAAATAGGCCAGGTACTGCAGGCCCTGCGCGTGGCCGTAACCGGCGCCGCCGCTGGCCCCGATCTAATGGCCATTATGAGCATTCTGGGCGCGGAAGAAACCGCGCAGCGGCTGGAAACGGCCATTAGCAACCTAGCCGCTCACGCTTCAGCTTAG
- a CDS encoding TIGR00266 family protein, translating to MQAHDIDYRILGSDIQVLEIELDPQETVIAEAGAMVYMEEAIAFETKMGDGSEPDQGLMGKLFSAGSRLITGESLFMTHFTHRGGYGKSRVAFSAPYPGTILPIDLRLLPQGLIVQKDGFLAAARGTKIAIHFNKRLGAGFFGGEGFILQKLTGDGKAFIHAGGTIIEKHLNNELLRVDTGCVVAFEPGIDFDITRAGGLKSMIFGGEGLLLATLRGTGRVWLQSMPVKKLIQALMPNGTNAGKESGGVLGKLVGGILDE from the coding sequence ATGCAAGCGCACGACATTGACTACCGTATTCTTGGCTCTGATATTCAGGTACTGGAAATCGAGCTGGATCCTCAGGAAACCGTCATTGCCGAAGCCGGCGCCATGGTGTACATGGAAGAGGCCATTGCCTTTGAAACCAAAATGGGCGACGGCTCCGAGCCCGACCAGGGCCTGATGGGCAAGCTGTTTTCGGCGGGCTCGCGCCTGATTACGGGCGAGTCGTTGTTTATGACGCACTTCACGCACCGGGGCGGCTATGGCAAGAGCCGCGTAGCCTTCTCGGCGCCTTACCCGGGCACCATCCTTCCTATTGATTTGCGCCTGCTGCCACAGGGCCTGATTGTGCAGAAAGATGGATTTCTGGCGGCCGCCCGGGGCACTAAAATTGCCATTCACTTCAACAAGCGGCTGGGCGCTGGCTTCTTCGGCGGTGAGGGCTTTATTCTACAGAAGCTTACCGGCGACGGCAAAGCCTTTATTCATGCCGGCGGCACCATTATCGAGAAGCATCTCAATAACGAGCTTCTCCGCGTAGACACCGGCTGCGTGGTAGCCTTTGAGCCCGGCATCGACTTTGACATAACCCGGGCCGGGGGCCTGAAATCAATGATTTTCGGGGGCGAGGGGCTGTTACTGGCCACCTTGCGCGGCACTGGCCGCGTATGGCTGCAATCTATGCCCGTAAAGAAGCTCATTCAGGCCCTGATGCCCAACGGCACCAATGCCGGTAAAGAAAGCGGCGGCGTACTGGGCAAGCTGGTGGGAGGCATTCTGGACGAATAG
- a CDS encoding GH3 auxin-responsive promoter family protein — translation MQRRLTSINHFRDHPLEVQEQVYAGLLRQAQGTEWGRQYGYADAPSRQEFAQRVPVSSYEQLYPYLERMLHGASDVLWPGEVEWFAKSSGTTNARSKYIPVSPQSLHECHYRAGRDMVAMATSLYPEADVLAGKTLSLGGTHASNPFRPGTDSRVGDVSAVVMQNLPVWAEFLRTPPLELALLDEWEEKIERIARHVQHVDVTTLAGVPTWMIVLLRRVVELSGAADISEVWPNLRLFLHGAVAFGPYRELFRQLIPGGQMRYLEIYNASEGYFAFQDQPDSEDMLLLLDHGVYYEFLPPDQFEAENPQTVLLEAVELGISYALIISTNAGLWRYKIGDTVRFTCLAPYRIRITGRTKHFMNAFGEEVVIENAEAALAAACQATGALVRDFTAAPIYFENGSNTSRGGHQWLIEFTQPPTSSEQFAQVLDQTLRSLNSDYDAKRHRDLALIAPEVTAVPARTFEQWLAKKGKLGGQHKVPRLSNSREVVDEILLQLKD, via the coding sequence ATGCAGCGGCGCCTGACCAGCATCAACCATTTCCGGGACCACCCGCTGGAAGTGCAGGAGCAGGTATATGCCGGTTTGCTGCGGCAGGCCCAAGGCACGGAATGGGGCCGGCAATACGGCTACGCCGATGCGCCCTCGCGGCAGGAGTTTGCCCAGCGGGTGCCCGTAAGCAGCTACGAGCAGCTATACCCATACTTGGAGCGCATGCTGCACGGCGCCTCCGATGTATTGTGGCCTGGTGAGGTAGAGTGGTTCGCCAAATCCAGCGGGACTACCAATGCCCGCAGCAAGTACATTCCCGTGTCTCCGCAGTCTTTGCATGAATGCCACTACCGCGCCGGCCGCGACATGGTGGCCATGGCCACCAGCCTGTATCCGGAGGCCGATGTGCTGGCCGGCAAAACCCTTTCCCTGGGCGGAACGCACGCCAGCAACCCTTTCCGTCCGGGTACCGACTCGCGCGTGGGAGATGTCTCGGCGGTAGTGATGCAGAACCTGCCGGTGTGGGCCGAGTTCCTGCGTACCCCGCCGCTGGAGCTGGCCCTGCTGGATGAATGGGAGGAGAAGATAGAGCGCATTGCCCGCCACGTACAGCACGTAGACGTTACCACCCTGGCCGGCGTACCCACCTGGATGATTGTGCTGCTTCGCCGCGTAGTAGAGCTTTCCGGGGCCGCTGATATCAGCGAAGTATGGCCCAATCTTCGCCTGTTTCTGCACGGTGCGGTGGCCTTTGGCCCCTACCGGGAGCTTTTCCGCCAGCTTATCCCCGGCGGGCAGATGCGCTACCTGGAGATATACAATGCCTCGGAAGGCTACTTCGCATTTCAGGATCAGCCCGATTCCGAAGACATGCTGCTGCTCCTGGACCACGGTGTGTATTACGAGTTTCTGCCCCCGGATCAGTTTGAGGCCGAAAACCCGCAAACGGTTTTGCTGGAGGCAGTAGAGCTGGGCATAAGCTACGCACTTATCATCAGCACCAATGCCGGCCTGTGGCGCTATAAAATTGGGGATACCGTGCGCTTTACCTGCCTGGCTCCCTACCGCATCCGCATCACCGGCCGCACCAAGCATTTTATGAATGCGTTTGGAGAAGAGGTAGTTATAGAAAATGCTGAGGCCGCGCTGGCCGCTGCTTGTCAGGCTACGGGGGCGCTGGTGCGGGACTTTACGGCTGCGCCCATCTACTTTGAAAACGGCAGCAACACCTCCCGCGGGGGCCATCAGTGGCTGATAGAGTTTACCCAGCCGCCCACCAGTTCCGAGCAATTCGCCCAGGTGCTGGACCAGACGCTACGCAGTTTAAACTCCGATTATGACGCCAAGCGCCACCGCGACTTGGCCCTGATAGCCCCCGAAGTCACCGCTGTGCCAGCCCGCACGTTTGAGCAATGGCTGGCTAAAAAAGGCAAGCTCGGCGGGCAGCATAAAGTGCCGCGCCTAAGCAACTCACGCGAAGTCGTAGATGAGATTCTATTGCAACTAAAAGATTAG
- the lptB gene encoding LPS export ABC transporter ATP-binding protein, translated as MILKAEHLIKKYKSRTVVNDMSVTVGQGEIVGLLGPNGAGKTTCFYMIVGMVKPNEGHIYLDDEEITNLPMFQRARRGVGYLAQEASVFRDLTVEENILSVLEMTKLSRQEQLDKVEELLHEFSLTHVRKNLGRVLSGGERRRTEIARALAVNPKFVLLDEPFAGVDPIAVEEIQGIVAKLKHKNIGILITDHNVNETLSIVDRAYLLFEGKLLKAGTAEELAADETVRRVYLGKHFEYKRKI; from the coding sequence ATGATTCTGAAAGCTGAACACCTGATCAAGAAATACAAGTCGCGCACGGTTGTTAACGACATGAGCGTGACGGTGGGCCAGGGCGAAATCGTCGGGCTGCTGGGGCCCAACGGCGCCGGTAAAACCACCTGCTTTTACATGATTGTGGGCATGGTGAAGCCCAACGAAGGCCACATCTACCTCGACGACGAAGAAATTACCAATCTGCCCATGTTTCAGCGGGCACGGCGGGGCGTAGGCTACCTGGCCCAGGAAGCCTCCGTGTTCCGCGACCTGACCGTGGAGGAAAATATCCTCTCCGTGCTGGAAATGACCAAGCTTTCCCGCCAGGAGCAGCTGGATAAAGTAGAAGAGCTGCTGCACGAGTTCAGCCTCACGCACGTGCGCAAAAACCTGGGCCGGGTGCTGAGCGGGGGCGAGCGGCGCCGCACGGAAATTGCCCGGGCCCTGGCCGTAAACCCCAAATTTGTACTGCTGGATGAGCCCTTTGCCGGCGTAGACCCCATTGCCGTGGAAGAAATCCAGGGCATTGTGGCCAAGCTCAAACACAAGAACATCGGCATCCTCATCACCGACCACAACGTGAATGAAACACTTAGCATCGTGGACCGGGCGTACCTGCTGTTTGAGGGCAAGCTGCTGAAGGCCGGCACCGCTGAGGAGTTGGCCGCCGATGAAACCGTGCGCCGCGTGTACTTGGGCAAGCACTTCGAATATAAGCGCAAAATTTAA
- a CDS encoding porin family protein: protein MKKILTFLLVLGAATAQAQDPAGMRLGVKAGATYAKLAGNDVEQIAGPNYNTSQDQRKLGFNAGLFLQIPVSSDGFFSVQPEVLLNRRGYQLETEQKSGLAEGVDKYSFEQTRVLTYIDVLVLGKINTGGLFFELGPQFGYLARSSSDTEITTKYTNGQKDRVEKNTGDSKSDLASADLGAVAGLGYQTESGLSIGLRYNRGFNSLIDTKDIDNEPKAFNDAFMLQVGYLLPLSLGK, encoded by the coding sequence ATGAAAAAGATCTTAACCTTTCTGCTTGTGCTGGGCGCGGCCACGGCGCAGGCCCAAGATCCGGCAGGTATGCGCCTGGGCGTGAAAGCCGGGGCCACTTACGCGAAGCTGGCCGGCAATGACGTGGAGCAGATAGCCGGCCCCAACTACAATACCAGCCAGGACCAACGCAAGCTGGGCTTTAACGCGGGATTGTTCCTTCAGATTCCGGTTTCGAGCGATGGGTTCTTCTCCGTGCAGCCCGAAGTGCTGCTCAACCGCCGCGGCTATCAGCTGGAAACGGAGCAGAAATCGGGCCTCGCCGAGGGCGTAGACAAATACTCCTTCGAGCAAACCCGGGTGCTGACTTATATTGACGTGCTGGTGCTGGGCAAGATCAACACCGGCGGCCTGTTCTTTGAGTTGGGGCCCCAGTTTGGTTACCTGGCCCGCTCCAGCTCCGATACAGAAATCACGACCAAGTATACCAACGGCCAGAAAGACCGGGTGGAGAAGAATACCGGCGACAGTAAATCGGACCTGGCCAGTGCCGACCTGGGCGCGGTGGCCGGCCTGGGCTACCAAACCGAAAGCGGCCTCAGCATTGGCCTGCGCTACAACCGCGGCTTTAACTCCCTGATTGACACCAAAGATATCGACAACGAGCCCAAGGCCTTCAACGACGCCTTTATGCTGCAGGTGGGCTACCTGCTACCCCTGAGTCTGGGCAAATAG
- the recJ gene encoding single-stranded-DNA-specific exonuclease RecJ, which produces MQKRWIRKPAPDPEKVRHLADALRVNPSIVALLCQRDVCTFEEARAYFRPSLEELPDPLLMRDMDRAVTRLQHALHAGEKVLVFGDYDVDGTTSVAVVYAYLHAFFGSERIDYYIPDRYKEGYGISDAGIDFAADNGYALIIALDCGVKAVDKIAYANTKGVDFIICDHHLPGDELPAAIAVLDPKRADCPYPFKELSGCGVGFKLMQAFCQHLGQEEAPLHELLDLLSVSIAADIVPITGENRTLAYHGLRLLNDAAHPQRPGLDALRDLAGLRESKLNISSLVFGFSPRINAAGRMGDAKRAVSMLLAQSKEDAFEKASVVDKTNQDRRGFDTRITKEALDMIEADASMRDARSTVLYNETWHKGVIGIVASRCLDKYYRPTIILTESNGKATGSARSVMGFDVHQAILECADLLDQFGGHMYAAGLTLPVENVPAFQRRFEEVVSARITDEQLIPAVEIDGELDLSDITMSFYKLLCQMEPFGPGNANPTFVSHGVHAQPDSARIVGTSHLKIVLTQDGHHSVDAIGFGLGDFLPQIQQGRPFSVCYTVELNEYRGVKTLQLRLKDLRWEE; this is translated from the coding sequence ATGCAAAAACGATGGATCCGGAAGCCTGCGCCCGACCCTGAAAAGGTCCGGCACCTGGCCGACGCCTTGCGCGTCAATCCTTCCATTGTGGCCCTGCTGTGCCAGCGCGACGTATGCACCTTTGAGGAAGCCCGCGCGTATTTCCGTCCCTCCCTGGAGGAGCTGCCAGACCCCTTGCTGATGCGCGACATGGACCGCGCCGTAACCCGCCTGCAGCACGCTCTGCACGCCGGGGAGAAAGTGCTGGTTTTCGGCGACTACGACGTGGACGGGACTACCTCCGTGGCCGTGGTGTATGCCTATTTGCACGCCTTTTTCGGGTCGGAGCGCATCGACTACTACATTCCGGACCGCTACAAAGAAGGCTACGGCATTTCGGACGCCGGCATCGACTTTGCCGCTGACAACGGCTACGCCCTGATTATTGCGCTGGACTGCGGCGTGAAGGCCGTGGATAAAATAGCCTACGCCAACACCAAGGGCGTCGACTTCATCATTTGCGACCACCACTTGCCCGGTGATGAGCTGCCGGCGGCCATAGCCGTGCTGGACCCCAAGCGCGCCGACTGCCCGTATCCGTTTAAGGAGCTTTCCGGCTGTGGCGTGGGCTTTAAGCTGATGCAGGCTTTCTGTCAGCATCTGGGCCAGGAGGAAGCTCCGCTGCACGAGCTGCTGGATTTATTGTCGGTGAGTATTGCGGCGGATATCGTGCCCATTACCGGCGAGAACCGCACACTGGCTTACCACGGCCTGCGCCTGCTCAACGACGCCGCGCACCCCCAGCGCCCGGGCCTCGATGCTCTGCGGGACCTGGCCGGGCTGCGGGAAAGCAAGCTCAACATCAGCAGCCTGGTCTTTGGCTTCTCGCCCCGCATTAACGCGGCCGGCCGCATGGGCGACGCCAAGCGCGCGGTTTCTATGCTGCTGGCCCAGAGCAAGGAAGACGCCTTTGAGAAGGCCAGCGTGGTAGACAAAACCAACCAGGACCGCCGCGGCTTCGATACGCGCATCACCAAGGAAGCTCTGGACATGATTGAGGCCGACGCCAGCATGCGCGACGCCCGCTCCACAGTGCTCTACAACGAAACCTGGCACAAGGGCGTCATCGGAATTGTGGCTTCCCGCTGCCTCGATAAATATTACCGGCCTACCATCATCCTCACCGAAAGCAACGGTAAAGCCACCGGCTCGGCCCGCTCCGTAATGGGGTTTGATGTGCACCAGGCCATTCTGGAATGCGCCGATTTGCTGGACCAGTTTGGCGGGCACATGTACGCGGCCGGCCTCACGCTGCCGGTAGAAAACGTGCCTGCTTTCCAGCGGCGCTTTGAGGAAGTCGTGTCGGCGCGCATTACGGATGAGCAGCTGATTCCGGCGGTGGAAATTGATGGTGAGCTGGACCTGAGCGACATCACCATGAGCTTCTACAAGCTGCTCTGCCAGATGGAGCCCTTCGGCCCCGGCAATGCCAATCCCACCTTTGTGTCGCACGGCGTACACGCCCAGCCTGACTCTGCGCGGATTGTGGGGACCTCGCATTTGAAAATTGTGCTCACGCAGGATGGCCACCACAGCGTGGATGCCATTGGCTTTGGCCTGGGCGACTTCCTGCCCCAGATCCAGCAGGGCCGCCCGTTCAGCGTGTGCTATACGGTGGAGCTGAACGAGTACCGCGGCGTAAAAACTCTGCAGCTGCGCCTGAAAGATTTGCGCTGGGAAGAATAG